From Fulvivirga lutea:
TTTATGCCAGTAAGCGGAACAGTGGAAGAAGTTAATAGTGATCTTGAAAATTCACCTGAAATTGTAAACGAAGATCCTTATGAAAAAGGCTGGATGGTGAAAATTAAAATGTCAGATACTTCTGAACTCGATAATCTACTTGATGCTGATGCCTATAAAGCCGTAGTAGGAGCTTAATTTGAATAAATATTACATTGCAAGTATACTTTGGGCATGCCTCATTTTAGGGCTTACCCTAACGCCAGGTAAATCGTTACCCGATGTAGATTTGTTTAGCTATGATAAGCTGGGACATGCAGGAATTTTTGCAATTCAGGCGTATCTTTTCGTGTCAGGAATATATTTTGACAAAAAATCTGTGACTTTTAGTGTACTAGTTGGATTACTAATAACACTAGTGTACGGTGCCGGTATAGAAGTAGCACAAGAATTTATTCCAGATAGAGGTATGGAATTTATGGATTTAGTGGCCAACTGTGCCGGAAGTATTATAGGTATTTCAGTTTTTTACATAAGTTATAAGAAAAACTGGCAATGAGTTTTTAAGTAGTTTTGTATATTTGGAGACTACAGAGTAGAGTTTAATAATTAACAAAATAAATAATGGAAGCTAAAAAGACAGAAAGTGCTAGCTTGAGGAATAAATCAGGATTCTTCTTCAACATCGGCCTATTCGTTACAATGTGTCTGGTAGTTTTAGCCTTCGAATGGAGAAACTATGATGATGGGGCTCTAGTAGACCTAGGTCAGGTTTCTGATGATTTTGAAGAGCTTTTAGAAATACCACCAACGGAGCAACCACCTCCCCCACCACCAAAAATTCAGCAACCTGAAATAATCGAGGTGCCTGATGAAGAAGAAATCGAAGAAGAAATTGAAGTTGACCTTGATGTGGAAATTACAGAGGAAACTGTAATTGAAGACATTATCGTTGAGGAAGCTCCAGAAGAAGAAGTAGCTGA
This genomic window contains:
- a CDS encoding VanZ family protein; the encoded protein is MNKYYIASILWACLILGLTLTPGKSLPDVDLFSYDKLGHAGIFAIQAYLFVSGIYFDKKSVTFSVLVGLLITLVYGAGIEVAQEFIPDRGMEFMDLVANCAGSIIGISVFYISYKKNWQ
- a CDS encoding energy transducer TonB; this translates as MEAKKTESASLRNKSGFFFNIGLFVTMCLVVLAFEWRNYDDGALVDLGQVSDDFEELLEIPPTEQPPPPPPKIQQPEIIEVPDEEEIEEEIEVDLDVEITEETVIEDIIVEEAPEEEVADEVFTIVEDAAMPPGGYQAFYEYVAKRLKYPAQARRMGIEGKVYVQFVVDKDGSLTEVQAVKGIGAGCDEEAVRVLQSAPKWSPPKQRGKPVKQRIILPITFKLG